One genomic region from Anticarsia gemmatalis isolate Benzon Research Colony breed Stoneville strain chromosome 7, ilAntGemm2 primary, whole genome shotgun sequence encodes:
- the LOC142974239 gene encoding endothelin-converting enzyme 1-like isoform X2, with amino-acid sequence MFVKDIDAESHHSGRASDSNLEEKLERTVRCSSVLIGALGISLIALAVYTTVLVLTEYKSPRPCLSEECVGTASRILQALNKDVDPCTDFYEFACGGWIKRNPVPDWATSWDQLARLREQLVSDLRELLEAKDDDGLPQSVRKAKSLYRTCVNTDKLEVEGIKPIQNVLESLGLPANPPVEASTNFSWVEVAGRGRRVLALNVLLSVQVAEDVRNTSRNRVVIEQVPPGFSERYLLQPEQFSHELEQYHKYIKSMMTIADSTTDAGQFADDIIDFSKKLAKIMTPVEVRRSGTHLFHEVSVQQLIQGSTGGPAQWKEHDWNRYLELVFANTSVTLHPHTDRVIVMDLPYLQKLSVLLSETKPVIIERFLWWSVFSTMAPMTLSAFRELGFEFSRAVFGLQQRTPRWKSCTANVNSNFGVALSYLYVKRHFDQTSRQKAIEMIEDVRSAFADAVQELDWMDSTTRLKTLNKLKAIRNFVGFPAWLLTHEQLDKHYKHAEVVEGNLFETYLKLTWSAVKKSLESLREKPDRNRWVATATTVNAFYSATLNSVTFPAGILQPPFYGNGIEAINYGSIGAIMGHEVTHGFDDQGRRYDEEGNLKQWWSAATLEHYHSKVQCIIDQYSKYHMPQLPNYTVHGFNTQGENIADNGGLRAALNAYSLFSKRVPLARRDALPGLPDYKPDQLFFLGFAQIWCGNSTVGALKSKMVEGVHSPNKIRVIGTLSNSKEFAEAWQCPTGSPMNPEHKCVLW; translated from the exons AGAGCGAACGGTGCGATGTTCATCGGTGTTAATCGGTGCGCTAGGAATATCCCTCATTGCACTGGCAGTGTACACCACAGTCCTCGTACTTACCGAATACAAGAGCCCCCGACCCTGCCTCAGTGAAGAATGCGTGGGCACAG CCTCAAGAATCCTTCAAGCTCTAAACAAGGACGTGGACCCTTGCACCGACTTCTACGAGTTCGCCTGCGGTGGCTGGATCAAACGTAACCCTGTACCTGACTGGGCCACCTCCTGGGACCAGCTGGCGAGGCTCCGGGAGCAGCTCGTCAGTGACCTCAGAGAACTGCTGGAGGCTAAAGATGATGACGGTCTGCCGCAGAGTGTGAGGAAGGCTAAGTCCCTGTATAGGACCTGTGTTAATACTG ATAAACTGGAAGTGGAAGGCATCAAGCCAATCCAGAACGTTCTAGAAAGTCTAGGCCTGCCCGCCAACCCGCCTGTTGAAGCGTCTACCAACTTCTCATGGGTGGAGGTCGCAGGCCGCGGCAGAAGAGTCCTGGCTCTGAACGTACTACTCAGCGTGCAAGTCGCTGAGGATGTTAGGAATACTAGCAGAAATCGAGTTGTG ATCGAGCAAGTACCCCCAGGCTTCAGCGAGCGCTACTTACTGCAGCCGGAGCAGTTCTCTCACGAGCTGGAGCAGTACCACAAGTACATCAAGTCTATGATGACTATTGCTGACTCCACGACCGATGCAGGACAGTTCGCTGACGATATTATTGACTTCAGCAAGAAGTTGGCCAAG ATAATGACTCCAGTGGAAGTTCGTCGCAGCGGCACGCACTTGTTCCACGAAGTCAGCGTCCAGCAGCTCATACAGGGATCTACCGGCGGACCCGCACAGTGGAAAGag CATGACTGGAATCGCTACTTAGAGCTGGTGTTCGCGAACACGAGTGTGACACTACATCCACACACCGACCGAGTGATCGTCATGGACTTACCTTACTTGCAGAAACTATCTGTACTCCTGTCAGAAACTAAACCTGTGATTATTG AACGTTTCCTATGGTGGAGTGTATTCTCCACAATGGCTCCGATGACGTTGAGCGCGTTCCGTGAGCTCGGCTTCGAGTTCTCTCGCGCCGTGTTCGGTCTACAACAGAGGACTCCTCGCTGGAAGAGCTGTACTGCTAATGTTAACTCTAACTTCGGAGTGGCCCTCAGTTATCTGTATGTTAAGAGGCATTTTGATCAGACGTCACGGCAGAAG GCAATAGAAATGATCGAGGACGTCCGCTCAGCGTTCGCGGATGCAGTTCAGGAGCTGGACTGGATGGACTCCACCACGAGGCTGAAGACCCTCAACAAATTAAAGGCCATCCGCAACTTTGTCGGCTTCCCCGCCTGGCTCCTCACGCATGAACAACttgataaacattataaacac gCTGAAGTGGTAGAAGGCAACTTGTTTGAAACGTATCTGAAACTGACGTGGTCTGCCGTCAAGAAGTCTTTGGAGTCACTCAGAGAAAAACCAGACAGGAACAG ATGGGTAGCCACAGCAACGACAGTGAACGCGTTCTATTCAGCGACACTGAACTCTGTCACTTTCCCTGCTGGTATACTGCAGCCGCCGTTCTATGGCAATGGAATTGA AGCAATCAATTACGGATCTATCGGTGCCATAATGGGACATGAAGTTACGCATGGATTTGACGATCAAG GTCGTCGTTACGACGAGGAAGGTAATCTGAAGCAGTGGTGGTCAGCCGCGACGCTGGAACACTATCACTCGAAGGTGCAATGCATCATCGACCAGTACAGCAAGTATCATATGCCGCAGCTGCCGAATTATACT GTCCACGGGTTTAACACTCAAGGCGAGAATATCGCAGACAACGGCGGTCTGCGCGCGGCGCTCAACGCGTACTCACTGTTCTCCAAACGAGTGCCCCTCGCGCGACGAGATGCGCTCCCTGGACTACCTGATTATAAACCTGATCAGCTGTTCTTTTTAGGATTTGCACag ATCTGGTGCGGAAACTCAACGGTAGGCGCGCTAAAATCCAAAATGGTGGAAGGCGTGCACAGTCCCAACAAGATCCGTGTAATAGGGACACTAAGCAACAGTAAGGAGTTTGCAGAAGCTTGGCAATGCCCCACGGGTTCGCCCATGAACCCTGAACACAAGTGCGTGCTGTGGTGA
- the LOC142974240 gene encoding putative U3 small nucleolar RNA-associated protein 11 — MSSWKKAAKANQKTHKERHQPESRKHLGLLEKKKDYKKRADDYHEKGETLKLLRKRTLDKNPDEFYFHMINSRVKDGEHHELEKEDEHSTEQVKLMQTQDIKYINMKRTIESRRINRLQAQLHMTDVADATPNTHTFFIDEGEEKDFDLAKRLDTHPALLGRKSNRPRMADLDKINLPELNEETLESMKKKKAKVYKELSKRIEREKELTVVQQKMELKRHLQDAKILKPKRVTPGSKSAAPVYKFQYIRKK, encoded by the exons ATGTCATCTTGGAAGAAGGCCGCTAAGGCCAACCAGAAGACTCACAAGGAGAGACATCAGCCAGAATCACGGAAACACTTAGGTCTTCTCGAAAAGAAGAAAGATTACAAGAAACGCGCAGACGATTATCATGAGAAGGGTGAAACTTTGAAGTTATTGCGTAAAAGGACGCTGGACAAGAATCCCGACGAGTTCTACTTTCATATGATCAATTCTAGAGTGAAAGATGGG gaaCATCATGAACTTGAGAAAGAGGATGAGCACTCCACAGAACAGGTGAAGCTGATGCAAACACAAGACATTAAGTACATCAACATGAAGAGAACTATTGAGAGTCGGAGGATCAACAGATTGCAA GCTCAACTCCACATGACAGATGTAGCTGACGCAACTCCCAACACACACACATTCTTCATAGATGAGGGAGAGGAGAAAGACTTTGACCTTGCCAAGAGACTGGACACACACCCTGCCCTACTTGGCAGGAAGTCTAATAGGCCTAGGATGGCTGATCTTGATAAAATTAACTTACCAGAGCTGAATGAAGAG ACACTAGAATCAATGAAAAAGAAGAAAGCTAAGGTCTACAAAGAGCTATCAAAGAGGATAGAAAGAGAGAAAGAACTAACGGTAGTGCAACAGAAGATGGAGCTAAAGCGTCATCTACAAGATGCTAAGATATTGAAACCGAAACGGGTTACACCGGGGAGTAAGAGTGCAGCACCGGTTTATAAGTTCCAGTATATTAGgaagaaataa
- the LOC142974183 gene encoding sodium channel protein Nach-like, with product MSRRLATDGTPSLRSRCDSIVSNMRKSTMSQAIKQYFKTTTLHGFKYLYSAYYVDRVGWLLCCCASACCAGVLCAVLWERFLEVPALLTLWDNTGSDEYIEEKVPAVVVCPPTESIAELFLDKISPNKTETERIPITLARLLTGKSTAKDQLLLLNDLLVSNNITLPEVMMNYTPSCNEHTKKCRYEEYMVPCEQLFKKEITTWGICCVMRPKRLKRITQAFVPRMHQTHTLNLLLQCTHGSRLYGCQFITIYESEEYVQSNTLLPGYYYMAQLRFTAIPENPATENLVENTCVSDKGYSRTLCMLKCAERWCGCSDPLHFAMDKSKKKLPMCPITSMGCLRASEYKDNITCNCLPPCKKITTYMVLESSPMNVVKQTIDPFYDGINVTPSIVVNLRVNVGHSRIFVLNPTETWLTLLSSLGGVFNMFLGVGLFSALEFLFLVLVKLPIGIKRSSEIDPTTTYHPPVVHY from the exons GTGTGATTCCATAGTGTCAAATATGAGAAAGTCTACGATGAGTCAAGCTATCAAGCAGTATTTCAAAACGACAACATTACACGGCTTCAAGTATCTGTATTCGGCGTATTATGTAGACcg CGTGGGTTGGCTACTCTGCTGTTGTGCCAGCGCATGCTGTGCAGGAGTACTATGCGCAGTACTCTGGGAGCGGTTCCTAGAAGTTCCAGCATTGCTGACACTGTGGGACAACACCGGCAGTGACGAGTACATCGAAGAGAAGGTGCCTGCTGTCGTCGTCTGCCCACCTACTGAAAGCATTGCTGAACTGTTCTTAGATAAAAT ATCACCAAACAAAACCGAAACAGAACGAATACCGATCACATTGGCCCGTCTTCTAACCGGCAAGTCCACGGCTAAAGACCAGTTACTACTTCTCAACGACCTGCTCGTATCAAACAACATAACGTTACCTGAAGTGATGATGAACTACACGCCAAGTTGCAATGAGCATACGAAGAAGTGCCGTTATGAGGAATACATGGTGCCGTGTGAACAGCTGTTTAAGAAGGAAATTACTACGTGGGGGATTTGTTGCGTTATGCGACCGAAGAG ATTAAAAAGAATAACTCAGGCGTTCGTACCTCGGATGCATCAAACCCATACGTTGAATTTACTGCTGCAATGCACACACGGCTCGAGACTGTATGGATGTCAG TTCATCACGATATACGAAAGTGAAGAGTACGTTCAGTCCAACACACTACTCCCGGGATACTATTACATGGCTCAGTTGCGTTTTACCGCCATTCCGGAAAATCCTGCCACGGAAAACCTGGTCGAAAACACCTGTGTGTCTGATAAAGGATATTCTAGAACGCTTTGTATG TTGAAATGCGCTGAAAGATGGTGCGGTTGCAGCGACCCGCTTCATTTTGCTAtggataaaagtaaaaagaaactaCCGATGTGTCCCATCACTAGTATGGGATGTCTCAGGGCAAGTGAATATAAAG ATAACATAACTTGCAACTGTCTACCGCCTTGTAAAAAGATCACAACATACATGGTCCTTGAATCCAGTCCAATGAACGTCGTTAAACAAACTATTGATCcatttta cgATGGGATCAATGTAACTCCCTCAATAGTAGTTAATCTGCGAGTCAACGTTGGCCATTCGCGTATATTTGTACTGAACCCTACGGAAACTTGGCTCACTTTGttat CGTCACTCGGTGGAGTTTTCAACATGTTTTTAGGAGTTGGACTTTTCAGTGCTTTGGAATTCCTGTTTCTCGTTTTGGTCAAACTACCTATAGGAATTAAGAGATCTTCAGAAATCGATCCTACCACTACTTATCATCCACCCGTTGTTCACtattaa
- the LOC142974239 gene encoding endothelin-converting enzyme 1-like isoform X1 codes for MKYKVKDIDAESHHSGRASDSNLEEKLERTVRCSSVLIGALGISLIALAVYTTVLVLTEYKSPRPCLSEECVGTASRILQALNKDVDPCTDFYEFACGGWIKRNPVPDWATSWDQLARLREQLVSDLRELLEAKDDDGLPQSVRKAKSLYRTCVNTDKLEVEGIKPIQNVLESLGLPANPPVEASTNFSWVEVAGRGRRVLALNVLLSVQVAEDVRNTSRNRVVIEQVPPGFSERYLLQPEQFSHELEQYHKYIKSMMTIADSTTDAGQFADDIIDFSKKLAKIMTPVEVRRSGTHLFHEVSVQQLIQGSTGGPAQWKEHDWNRYLELVFANTSVTLHPHTDRVIVMDLPYLQKLSVLLSETKPVIIERFLWWSVFSTMAPMTLSAFRELGFEFSRAVFGLQQRTPRWKSCTANVNSNFGVALSYLYVKRHFDQTSRQKAIEMIEDVRSAFADAVQELDWMDSTTRLKTLNKLKAIRNFVGFPAWLLTHEQLDKHYKHAEVVEGNLFETYLKLTWSAVKKSLESLREKPDRNRWVATATTVNAFYSATLNSVTFPAGILQPPFYGNGIEAINYGSIGAIMGHEVTHGFDDQGRRYDEEGNLKQWWSAATLEHYHSKVQCIIDQYSKYHMPQLPNYTVHGFNTQGENIADNGGLRAALNAYSLFSKRVPLARRDALPGLPDYKPDQLFFLGFAQIWCGNSTVGALKSKMVEGVHSPNKIRVIGTLSNSKEFAEAWQCPTGSPMNPEHKCVLW; via the exons AGAGCGAACGGTGCGATGTTCATCGGTGTTAATCGGTGCGCTAGGAATATCCCTCATTGCACTGGCAGTGTACACCACAGTCCTCGTACTTACCGAATACAAGAGCCCCCGACCCTGCCTCAGTGAAGAATGCGTGGGCACAG CCTCAAGAATCCTTCAAGCTCTAAACAAGGACGTGGACCCTTGCACCGACTTCTACGAGTTCGCCTGCGGTGGCTGGATCAAACGTAACCCTGTACCTGACTGGGCCACCTCCTGGGACCAGCTGGCGAGGCTCCGGGAGCAGCTCGTCAGTGACCTCAGAGAACTGCTGGAGGCTAAAGATGATGACGGTCTGCCGCAGAGTGTGAGGAAGGCTAAGTCCCTGTATAGGACCTGTGTTAATACTG ATAAACTGGAAGTGGAAGGCATCAAGCCAATCCAGAACGTTCTAGAAAGTCTAGGCCTGCCCGCCAACCCGCCTGTTGAAGCGTCTACCAACTTCTCATGGGTGGAGGTCGCAGGCCGCGGCAGAAGAGTCCTGGCTCTGAACGTACTACTCAGCGTGCAAGTCGCTGAGGATGTTAGGAATACTAGCAGAAATCGAGTTGTG ATCGAGCAAGTACCCCCAGGCTTCAGCGAGCGCTACTTACTGCAGCCGGAGCAGTTCTCTCACGAGCTGGAGCAGTACCACAAGTACATCAAGTCTATGATGACTATTGCTGACTCCACGACCGATGCAGGACAGTTCGCTGACGATATTATTGACTTCAGCAAGAAGTTGGCCAAG ATAATGACTCCAGTGGAAGTTCGTCGCAGCGGCACGCACTTGTTCCACGAAGTCAGCGTCCAGCAGCTCATACAGGGATCTACCGGCGGACCCGCACAGTGGAAAGag CATGACTGGAATCGCTACTTAGAGCTGGTGTTCGCGAACACGAGTGTGACACTACATCCACACACCGACCGAGTGATCGTCATGGACTTACCTTACTTGCAGAAACTATCTGTACTCCTGTCAGAAACTAAACCTGTGATTATTG AACGTTTCCTATGGTGGAGTGTATTCTCCACAATGGCTCCGATGACGTTGAGCGCGTTCCGTGAGCTCGGCTTCGAGTTCTCTCGCGCCGTGTTCGGTCTACAACAGAGGACTCCTCGCTGGAAGAGCTGTACTGCTAATGTTAACTCTAACTTCGGAGTGGCCCTCAGTTATCTGTATGTTAAGAGGCATTTTGATCAGACGTCACGGCAGAAG GCAATAGAAATGATCGAGGACGTCCGCTCAGCGTTCGCGGATGCAGTTCAGGAGCTGGACTGGATGGACTCCACCACGAGGCTGAAGACCCTCAACAAATTAAAGGCCATCCGCAACTTTGTCGGCTTCCCCGCCTGGCTCCTCACGCATGAACAACttgataaacattataaacac gCTGAAGTGGTAGAAGGCAACTTGTTTGAAACGTATCTGAAACTGACGTGGTCTGCCGTCAAGAAGTCTTTGGAGTCACTCAGAGAAAAACCAGACAGGAACAG ATGGGTAGCCACAGCAACGACAGTGAACGCGTTCTATTCAGCGACACTGAACTCTGTCACTTTCCCTGCTGGTATACTGCAGCCGCCGTTCTATGGCAATGGAATTGA AGCAATCAATTACGGATCTATCGGTGCCATAATGGGACATGAAGTTACGCATGGATTTGACGATCAAG GTCGTCGTTACGACGAGGAAGGTAATCTGAAGCAGTGGTGGTCAGCCGCGACGCTGGAACACTATCACTCGAAGGTGCAATGCATCATCGACCAGTACAGCAAGTATCATATGCCGCAGCTGCCGAATTATACT GTCCACGGGTTTAACACTCAAGGCGAGAATATCGCAGACAACGGCGGTCTGCGCGCGGCGCTCAACGCGTACTCACTGTTCTCCAAACGAGTGCCCCTCGCGCGACGAGATGCGCTCCCTGGACTACCTGATTATAAACCTGATCAGCTGTTCTTTTTAGGATTTGCACag ATCTGGTGCGGAAACTCAACGGTAGGCGCGCTAAAATCCAAAATGGTGGAAGGCGTGCACAGTCCCAACAAGATCCGTGTAATAGGGACACTAAGCAACAGTAAGGAGTTTGCAGAAGCTTGGCAATGCCCCACGGGTTCGCCCATGAACCCTGAACACAAGTGCGTGCTGTGGTGA